In Kutzneria kofuensis, the DNA window TCGTTGCGGGCGATGGTGACCTTGTAGATCCCGCCGTCGGCGGTTCCCTTGTGTCCCAATGCCTTGTCGATGCCGGCGGTGTCCAGGTCCAGGGGCGGCTGCGGCCCGGGCGGCGCGGCGGGTGGGATCGTGGTGGCGTCCAGCGCGGCCTTGATGCCTCGGGCGAGTTCGGCCGGGTTGGTGTTCATGGCGTGGATGTGCGTCCACCAGACCGGCGGCGTCTGCTCAAGCAAGTGCTTGTGTAGCGCGGTCTGTTCGATCCCGTGCGCCTGCAACGCGTCGGTGACCATGGGCAACTCGTCCTCCGTGACCACCAGGTCACCCATCACCATGACGCCGTCGCGGTATTCGGCGAACGCGGCATAGCCGCCGAAGGACAGACCGGGCTTGATCGCCACGCCGTAGGAGCTGACGTGCAGGTCGGTGCGGGGCAGCGGGATGCGGTAGACCGTGGAGTGGTCGCCGAACTTCCCGGTCCGGCCCAACAGGGCGGTGACGGGCTTCCAGTCCGCCTCGGCGGTGGGGATCGGTTGGTGCCGGCAGTGGTTCGCGTCGTAGTCGGAGTCCGTGCCCGCGGGGGCGTCAAATGCGTTCGGGCTGCCGGCGAGCAGCAGCGCGGGCAGTGGCAACACCGCGCGCCGGGCCATTCTCGCGGGGGTGAAGGGCATGCCTGTCCTTTCTTCGAGGATGTGTCGGCGGTCGCGCGGCCGGACGATGTCGCCCAGAACCACCAGAAACGTTCACGAGTCCGTTCACGCGGCCGGCTTCAGGAAGCCCGGGAAGAGGTACTCCGCGGCCGGCTTGGCGTTCCCGTACACCCAGGCGTCGAAGAAGCACTTCAGGTTCCGGTGCGCACTCAGCTCGGTCAGCAGCTGGAACTGCCGCATGGTCGCGTTGCTGTTGCGGTGGAGCGACGGCCATGTCCGCAGCACCCGGTCGAACGCCTGCTGCCCGATATAGTTCCGCAGCGCGTGCAGCATCATCGGGCCCTTCAGATACACGGCCGCCGTGAACTCGTTCCCCGGGCCCATGTCGTAGAGCTTGCCCGTCCAGAACGCCGTCGGCGCCGACTCGACCCACGCGAGGTACCGGGCGTTGAGGTCCTTGCCCTCCTTGGCCTCGTCCCACAGCCACTCGGCATACGACGCGAAGCATTCGTTGAGGCAGATGTCCTTCCAGTGCTCGACGGCCACCGAGTCGCCGTACCACTGGTGGGCATTCTCGTGCACGATCACGGCTATCCTGCCTCCCCAGCGGCCGGAGTAGATCGGTCGGCTCATCGTCTCCAGCGAGAAGCGGATCCCCTTGTCG includes these proteins:
- a CDS encoding DUF1259 domain-containing protein, translated to MPFTPARMARRAVLPLPALLLAGSPNAFDAPAGTDSDYDANHCRHQPIPTAEADWKPVTALLGRTGKFGDHSTVYRIPLPRTDLHVSSYGVAIKPGLSFGGYAAFAEYRDGVMVMGDLVVTEDELPMVTDALQAHGIEQTALHKHLLEQTPPVWWTHIHAMNTNPAELARGIKAALDATTIPPAAPPGPQPPLDLDTAGIDKALGHKGTADGGIYKVTIARNDTIVDNGHVLPPTFGVTTGINFQPVGGGRAAINGDFAMTVPEVQKVLQALRKGNIDVVELHNHSFTEQPRLFYTHFWAVDDGVTLANALRVAVDATNVS